The following are from one region of the Pseudazoarcus pumilus genome:
- the ltrA gene encoding group II intron reverse transcriptase/maturase — translation MSLERAVHQKPGHAGRNAGGRGEAALEAMRDEARTARHATGSPGREGLLAQVLASANMEAAWKRVKSNRGSAGVDGRSIAETADYLRAHWPRIRETLLDGSYRPAPVRRVQIPKPDGGVRELGIPTVTDRLIQQALLQVLQRKIDPTFSEHSYGFRPGRRAHDAVLDAQRYVQDGYRVVVDVDLEKFFDRVNHDILMERLSRRINDKAVLRLIRRYLVAGIMEGGVVMERYEGTPQGGPLSPLLANVLLDEVDRELEQRGHRFVRYADDCNVYVRSRRAGERVLDGLRKLYDRLHLKVNEAKTAVAPASGRKFLGYAFWYGRGGQVKCKVADKAKETFKQRIRQMTRRSGGRSLPEIAEQLRTYMPGWKAYFQLAQTPQVFRGLDEWIRHRLRAVQLKHWRRSTTMYRELKALGASEADARKVAANSRCWWRNSRMALNRAMPIAYFDRIGVPRLS, via the coding sequence ATGTCGCTCGAACGTGCAGTGCATCAGAAGCCCGGTCATGCGGGGCGCAACGCGGGAGGGCGGGGTGAAGCCGCGCTTGAGGCGATGCGTGATGAAGCACGGACGGCGCGGCATGCAACTGGAAGCCCGGGGCGAGAGGGCCTGCTTGCGCAGGTGCTCGCGAGCGCGAACATGGAGGCGGCGTGGAAGCGCGTCAAATCCAATCGCGGCAGTGCAGGGGTGGATGGTCGGTCGATTGCCGAGACGGCGGACTACCTGAGAGCGCACTGGCCCCGGATTCGGGAAACGTTACTGGACGGCAGCTACCGGCCCGCGCCGGTGCGCCGTGTCCAGATTCCGAAACCCGACGGGGGCGTGCGTGAATTGGGGATACCGACGGTGACGGATCGGCTGATCCAGCAAGCCCTGCTGCAAGTCTTGCAGCGCAAGATTGATCCGACGTTCTCCGAACATAGCTATGGCTTTCGACCGGGACGCCGTGCGCATGACGCGGTGCTCGATGCACAGCGCTACGTGCAGGACGGCTACCGGGTGGTGGTCGATGTGGATCTGGAGAAATTCTTCGACCGGGTCAATCACGACATCCTGATGGAACGGTTATCGAGGCGCATCAACGACAAAGCCGTGCTACGGCTGATTCGTCGCTACCTCGTGGCCGGGATCATGGAGGGTGGAGTGGTCATGGAACGCTACGAGGGCACGCCGCAAGGCGGGCCATTGTCGCCGCTGCTGGCCAACGTGCTGCTCGACGAGGTGGATCGGGAGTTGGAACAGCGCGGTCACCGCTTCGTGCGTTACGCCGACGACTGCAACGTATATGTACGCAGCCGTCGTGCGGGCGAACGCGTGTTGGACGGGCTGCGCAAGCTCTACGACCGACTCCATCTGAAGGTCAATGAGGCCAAGACGGCCGTCGCGCCCGCATCTGGCCGGAAGTTTCTCGGTTATGCCTTCTGGTATGGCCGAGGCGGTCAGGTCAAATGCAAGGTGGCGGACAAGGCCAAAGAGACCTTCAAGCAACGCATCCGACAAATGACGCGTCGCTCGGGTGGGCGTAGCCTGCCGGAGATCGCCGAACAACTCCGGACTTACATGCCGGGCTGGAAGGCCTACTTCCAGCTCGCGCAGACGCCGCAAGTGTTCCGCGGACTCGACGAGTGGATTCGACACCGGCTGCGTGCCGTGCAGCTCAAGCACTGGCGCCGGAGTACGACGATGTATCGGGAGTTGAAAGCGCTGGGCGCTTCGGAGGCGGACGCTCGCAAGGTGGCCGCGAACAGTCGGTGCTGGTGGCGCAACAGCCGCATGGCGCTGAACCGGGCAATGCCTATCGCCTACTTCGACCGGATCGGAGTGCCCCGGCTCTCATGA